In a single window of the Candidatus Omnitrophota bacterium genome:
- the accB gene encoding acetyl-CoA carboxylase biotin carboxyl carrier protein yields MNIKKIKELVELMNDNDLTQIEIEQEGTKVKLTKKGEGVIEKTVSPVAAPQAPSAAVPAAEGGVAEKTAPPQKTGKEVTSPMVGTFYKSPSPDADAYVKVGDTIQKGDVLCIVEAMKLMNEVKAEFGGKVIEICVENAEPVEFGQPLFIIE; encoded by the coding sequence ATGAATATCAAGAAGATCAAGGAACTTGTGGAGCTGATGAATGATAATGATCTCACCCAGATCGAGATCGAACAGGAGGGGACAAAAGTAAAACTCACCAAAAAAGGAGAAGGCGTTATCGAAAAAACGGTTTCGCCTGTCGCGGCGCCGCAGGCGCCTTCTGCCGCTGTACCCGCGGCCGAAGGGGGTGTCGCTGAAAAAACCGCCCCGCCCCAGAAGACCGGTAAGGAGGTCACATCTCCGATGGTAGGCACGTTTTACAAGTCTCCTTCCCCTGATGCTGATGCCTATGTGAAAGTAGGTGACACTATCCAGAAAGGGGATGTGCTTTGCATAGTGGAAGCCATGAAGCTGATGAACGAGGTCAAAGCCGAATTCGGGGGCAAAGTGATCGAGATCTGCGTGGAGAACGCCGAACCGGTTGAGTTCGGGCAACCTCTTTTTATTATTGAATAA
- the aroQ gene encoding type II 3-dehydroquinate dehydratase produces the protein MKKILVVHGPNLDLLGKRETDIYGNETLEKINEDITKMAAEDGFEIEFFQSNHEGDLVDKIGSTDAKGIMINPAAYTHTSVAICDAISAKNIPAVEVHLSNIYAREEFRHKSLIAPVVNGQITGFGKDSYFLGLKALIGIINA, from the coding sequence ATGAAAAAGATATTGGTGGTGCATGGTCCCAATCTTGATCTATTGGGCAAACGCGAGACAGACATTTACGGTAACGAAACTTTGGAGAAGATAAACGAAGATATCACCAAAATGGCCGCTGAAGACGGTTTTGAGATCGAGTTCTTCCAATCCAATCACGAGGGAGATCTGGTGGATAAGATCGGTTCGACCGACGCGAAAGGTATTATGATCAACCCGGCCGCGTACACGCATACAAGTGTGGCCATATGTGACGCTATCAGCGCTAAGAACATACCGGCCGTTGAAGTCCACCTTTCTAACATTTATGCAAGGGAGGAGTTCCGCCATAAATCTCTTATTGCGCCGGTAGTGAACGGGCAGATAACCGGATTCGGTAAAGATAGTTATTTTCTGGGACTGAAGGCCCTGATAGGGATAATCAATGCGTAG
- a CDS encoding M24 family metallopeptidase, producing MRRIRDQRNGFIRRLKRKVGNTGLDAFLLVDEKDIQYLTGFYSAGAKLLVPAGKKPVYFIDTMNYNLCSTKLSKSGVGEIIQGRVMDSLKHYIKANKIRKIGLNERSISAFEYRRLLSGIRCRLVHLPLLMESLRQIKIGDEIKTIRKAAGKTVKIWKEVKKNIEPGMSEKDIRDMVDVLVRALGFENSFPTIVATGTNTAYPHAIAGGKRFKSGQHLLVDLGILLDGYCSDLTRTYSKGRINRKIADFGKLVLQAQDKAIKAIKPGVAICSVVRAVNDFFINNNAGEFVLHGLGHGIGLNVHERPLLRADNTERFRKGMVITVEPGLYMPGLGGVRHEDMVLVTSKGCEVLTK from the coding sequence ATGCGTAGGATACGTGATCAAAGGAATGGATTCATCCGTAGACTGAAAAGGAAGGTCGGGAACACCGGGCTTGATGCGTTCCTACTTGTCGATGAAAAGGATATACAATATCTGACCGGATTTTATTCTGCCGGGGCTAAATTGCTCGTTCCGGCCGGGAAAAAGCCTGTATATTTCATAGATACCATGAACTACAACCTATGTTCCACGAAGCTCAGCAAAAGTGGCGTCGGTGAAATTATTCAGGGACGGGTGATGGATAGTCTGAAGCATTATATCAAGGCGAACAAGATCAGGAAAATAGGTCTTAACGAAAGATCCATCTCCGCCTTTGAATACAGGCGCCTTCTTTCGGGCATCAGGTGCCGGCTGGTGCATTTACCGTTACTTATGGAGTCGTTACGCCAGATAAAGATCGGAGATGAGATAAAGACAATCAGAAAGGCCGCCGGTAAGACCGTAAAGATATGGAAAGAGGTCAAAAAGAACATAGAGCCCGGCATGAGCGAAAAAGATATCAGGGATATGGTGGATGTCCTTGTTAGAGCGTTGGGTTTTGAAAATTCATTCCCCACAATAGTTGCTACCGGTACGAATACCGCTTATCCTCATGCGATAGCGGGCGGTAAACGTTTCAAAAGCGGGCAGCACCTCCTGGTGGATTTAGGTATCCTCTTGGATGGCTATTGTTCTGACTTGACAAGAACATACTCCAAAGGTAGAATAAACCGAAAAATTGCGGATTTCGGGAAACTGGTCCTTCAGGCCCAGGATAAGGCCATAAAGGCGATAAAACCAGGAGTTGCTATTTGTTCGGTGGTCAGGGCAGTTAATGATTTTTTTATTAATAATAACGCGGGTGAATTCGTCCTTCACGGTCTGGGACATGGGATAGGTTTGAACGTGCATGAAAGACCTTTATTGCGTGCTGATAACACGGAACGGTTCAGGAAAGGGATGGTAATCACTGTTGAGCCGGGACTGTACATGCCTGGCCTGGGCGGCGTAAGGCATGAGGACATGGTCCTGGTCACTTCCAAAGGATGCGAGGTGTTAACAAAATGA
- the accC gene encoding acetyl-CoA carboxylase biotin carboxylase subunit, with protein sequence MFTRILIANRGEIALRIIRACKEMGIKTVAVYSTADASSLHARLADEAVCIGKAMPSSSYLNIPSIISAAEVTDVEAVHPGYGFLAEDAHFAEICESCQIKFIGPTPENMRLMGDKMTAKETMKKAGIPVIPGSEGVLKTKEDALKEAKRIGYPVIIKASAGGGGKGMRVCHNDVRLVSAFLTAQSEAEAAFGNPAVYMEKYIEAPRHIEFQILADEKGNVIHLGERDCTIQRRHQKLIEEAPSPVLNEDMRKKMGEAAVNGAKAVNYRGAGTIEFLVDGDDFYFMEMNTRIQVEHPVTEMVTGVDLIKEQIKVAAGQKLSLKQEDVRITGHAIECRINAEDPDHDFRPSPGKLAALHIPGGLGVRVDTHVYAGYEIPPFYDSMIAKLITYGRDRDQAITTMHRALDEFLIEPIKTTVGFHKKVMTDSDFQNGDVSTHFVEKYFPKEEK encoded by the coding sequence ATGTTTACAAGAATTCTGATAGCCAATAGAGGGGAAATAGCTCTGAGGATAATACGTGCCTGTAAGGAGATGGGGATAAAGACCGTTGCCGTCTACTCGACCGCGGATGCATCTTCGCTACATGCTCGCCTGGCTGACGAAGCGGTGTGCATCGGCAAGGCGATGCCGTCATCTAGCTATTTGAACATACCCTCGATCATCAGTGCCGCCGAGGTAACTGACGTAGAGGCCGTGCACCCGGGATACGGGTTTCTCGCCGAGGACGCGCATTTTGCCGAAATATGCGAATCCTGCCAGATCAAGTTCATCGGGCCCACCCCTGAGAATATGCGTCTTATGGGGGATAAGATGACCGCCAAGGAAACAATGAAAAAGGCCGGTATACCGGTGATACCCGGTTCCGAGGGTGTTCTGAAGACAAAGGAGGACGCTCTTAAAGAAGCCAAACGCATAGGTTACCCCGTTATCATAAAGGCATCCGCGGGAGGTGGCGGCAAGGGAATGAGGGTCTGCCATAACGATGTAAGGCTCGTCAGCGCGTTTCTCACCGCTCAGAGCGAAGCAGAGGCGGCGTTCGGCAATCCCGCGGTATACATGGAGAAGTACATAGAGGCCCCGCGCCATATAGAATTCCAAATACTCGCCGATGAAAAAGGCAATGTGATCCATCTCGGTGAAAGGGACTGTACTATCCAGCGAAGGCACCAGAAACTGATAGAGGAAGCGCCTTCACCAGTGCTGAACGAGGACATGCGTAAAAAAATGGGCGAGGCGGCGGTCAATGGAGCAAAGGCGGTTAATTACCGTGGTGCGGGTACTATAGAATTCCTTGTGGACGGGGATGACTTCTATTTCATGGAGATGAATACCAGGATACAGGTTGAACACCCTGTCACTGAAATGGTCACCGGTGTGGATCTTATCAAGGAACAGATAAAGGTAGCTGCCGGTCAGAAGCTTTCGTTAAAACAGGAAGACGTCAGGATTACCGGACATGCGATAGAATGCCGCATCAACGCGGAAGACCCCGATCACGATTTTCGTCCTTCACCCGGAAAACTTGCCGCTCTGCATATTCCCGGGGGACTTGGTGTTCGCGTGGATACGCATGTTTATGCCGGCTATGAGATACCCCCATTTTATGATTCGATGATAGCCAAGCTCATAACTTACGGCAGAGACCGGGATCAGGCCATAACGACGATGCATCGTGCTCTGGATGAGTTCCTGATAGAGCCGATAAAGACAACTGTTGGTTTCCACAAAAAGGTAATGACTGATTCTGATTTCCAGAACGGCGATGTTTCCACGCATTTCGTGGAAAAATATTTTCCAAAGGAAGAGAAGTAG
- a CDS encoding flippase-like domain-containing protein produces the protein MKSKISNLIRILISFGLLALLFWIMRDDILDMWQTVIAGDMGFILAGLALILVNVAMLAYRFKIIFLGEDLKINMREAFQLTTVGYFFNNFMPTAVGGDIVKAYYAAHGSDERIKAYASVFMDRFIGLYTFLLVAAAALAVDRGRFHLDAVRTLVFILIFLGIVGFVVATNRRVARFIGRSLKRLKVMDLGEKLGALYNIVHDYRNRLDVVLKSFAVSILGQSLYFTAVYLFFRSLGHEVNLGNIFLIMPVVTFVSMIPSLGGLGVREGAFVALFAGLTGKETAFAVSLMLLFGLFFISLIGGAIYLWWGLSGLRTGKVKDIINIEKEVEEREANI, from the coding sequence ATGAAATCAAAGATAAGTAATTTGATACGCATTCTGATAAGTTTCGGGCTACTGGCCCTTCTTTTCTGGATCATGCGGGATGACATCCTGGATATGTGGCAGACCGTGATCGCCGGGGACATGGGCTTTATCCTGGCGGGGCTGGCTCTTATCCTTGTCAATGTAGCTATGCTGGCGTATCGCTTCAAGATAATCTTCCTCGGGGAGGATCTCAAGATCAATATGAGAGAGGCCTTTCAGCTGACCACAGTGGGTTATTTTTTCAACAATTTCATGCCGACGGCAGTAGGCGGGGATATCGTCAAGGCTTATTATGCCGCGCATGGCAGCGATGAACGGATCAAGGCATATGCGAGCGTGTTCATGGACAGGTTCATAGGGCTGTATACGTTTTTGCTAGTGGCGGCTGCAGCTCTTGCGGTAGACAGGGGCAGGTTCCATCTAGACGCTGTGCGGACGCTGGTCTTTATCCTTATATTTCTGGGAATCGTGGGGTTCGTGGTTGCGACCAACAGGAGAGTGGCCAGATTCATAGGACGGTCGCTCAAGAGGCTCAAAGTCATGGATCTGGGAGAGAAACTCGGAGCTTTGTATAACATAGTGCATGATTACAGGAACAGACTGGATGTGGTTCTGAAGTCTTTCGCTGTTTCCATACTGGGGCAGTCGTTGTATTTTACCGCAGTGTACCTCTTTTTCAGGTCACTGGGGCATGAAGTGAACCTGGGCAATATTTTCCTTATCATGCCTGTGGTTACCTTTGTCAGCATGATCCCGTCCCTTGGCGGGCTGGGAGTGAGAGAAGGGGCTTTCGTGGCTCTTTTCGCCGGGTTGACAGGCAAGGAAACCGCGTTCGCGGTAAGCCTGATGCTGTTGTTCGGGCTTTTCTTCATCAGTCTTATCGGCGGCGCCATTTATTTATGGTGGGGTCTTTCCGGCCTGAGGACCGGGAAAGTCAAGGATATCATTAATATCGAAAAAGAGGTCGAAGAGAGGGAAGCGAACATATAG
- the efp gene encoding elongation factor P, with protein MIKAVNLRPGKIITFKGALHEVVEYQHIKPGKGPAFVRAKFKNIDTGAIFQETLRPDDSFEEAFIEQKNMQYLYKDDIGYCFMDEETFEQVHVSEELLGEKADYLKENMTITAKIHEGRIMSIDPPLTVILKVTETDPGFKGDTVSGATKPATLETGKVVKVPLFVEKGQNIKVDTRTGEYIERA; from the coding sequence ATGATAAAAGCAGTCAATCTCAGGCCGGGAAAGATCATAACCTTCAAGGGTGCGCTTCACGAGGTGGTCGAGTACCAGCATATCAAACCCGGGAAAGGCCCGGCTTTCGTCCGTGCTAAATTCAAGAACATCGATACGGGGGCGATTTTCCAGGAGACTCTCAGGCCGGATGATTCTTTCGAAGAGGCTTTTATTGAGCAGAAGAATATGCAGTACTTATACAAAGATGATATAGGGTACTGTTTTATGGATGAGGAGACCTTCGAGCAGGTTCACGTCTCTGAGGAACTTCTCGGAGAAAAGGCCGATTATTTGAAGGAGAACATGACCATAACGGCCAAGATACATGAAGGCAGGATAATGAGCATCGATCCTCCTCTGACGGTGATCCTTAAGGTCACTGAGACAGATCCGGGATTTAAGGGGGATACGGTAAGCGGTGCGACAAAGCCAGCAACACTTGAGACGGGAAAAGTGGTAAAAGTACCTTTGTTCGTCGAGAAAGGACAAAACATCAAGGTGGACACGCGTACTGGGGAGTACATAGAAAGAGCTTAG
- the amrB gene encoding AmmeMemoRadiSam system protein B produces MVRQPAVAGQFYPGNRQALVEQMQKLISGSVNKKDVVGAMVPHAGYMYSGRVAGEVYSRLTSSETYVVISPNHTGYGSRFAVSSESWNTPIGEVEVDAELVDLVRKNTDLVEDDPEAHVYEHSVEVQIPFIQTVAPKAKILPLTVQRAGIEQLCEVSGALSTSVKDLQRDVTVIASSDMTHYESRRSASEKDKLAIQKILDLDPEGLIEMVEARNISMCGYVPVAMMLMYSKDMDAGESELIRYTDSGEVTGDTEQVVGYAGIIIF; encoded by the coding sequence ATGGTAAGACAACCAGCTGTAGCGGGACAGTTCTATCCGGGCAACCGGCAGGCGCTTGTTGAGCAGATGCAGAAACTCATATCTGGCTCGGTGAATAAGAAGGATGTCGTGGGTGCCATGGTGCCCCATGCCGGCTACATGTATTCGGGCAGAGTGGCCGGTGAGGTTTATTCGCGTCTTACCTCCAGCGAAACCTATGTGGTCATAAGCCCCAATCACACCGGTTACGGCAGCCGTTTCGCTGTTTCTTCGGAGAGTTGGAATACTCCCATTGGAGAAGTTGAAGTTGACGCTGAACTGGTGGACCTGGTAAGGAAGAATACCGATCTGGTCGAAGATGATCCGGAAGCACACGTATATGAGCATTCCGTCGAGGTGCAGATCCCTTTCATCCAGACCGTTGCTCCTAAAGCGAAGATACTGCCTTTGACCGTGCAGAGGGCGGGCATAGAACAGCTTTGCGAGGTTTCCGGGGCGCTTTCAACCTCGGTCAAAGACCTCCAGAGGGATGTTACCGTCATCGCCAGCAGCGACATGACCCATTACGAATCAAGGAGATCGGCAAGCGAGAAAGACAAGTTGGCGATACAGAAGATACTTGATCTGGACCCCGAGGGGCTTATTGAAATGGTAGAAGCAAGGAATATATCCATGTGCGGATATGTACCGGTGGCGATGATGTTGATGTATTCAAAGGACATGGATGCTGGAGAAAGTGAGCTGATACGTTACACCGACAGCGGTGAGGTAACAGGAGATACCGAGCAGGTGGTCGGCTACGCGGGCATCATAATATTCTAG